The window ttttttattggcaccgggtgtttGGAACAAAGTGTCGACAAATCCATGGCATCAAGCATTTCGATAATTTTCCCTAAATATGcgattaatttaacttttttagagTTTCTAGTTCTTTTTTAATTGGCACTGGGTGTTCGGAACAAAGTCTCAACTAATCTTTGTGTTGCATAGGCTCTTGGCAAgaagtttcctgcaagtgcatATTGGGTAATGCACGGGGAAATTCCCTCAAACTGATAGCccctaaaaattgtttgcacccaaaggTTCGAACCTTAAACCTAGAGGGAGCAtgccaccaagaccaaggcccttaccacttgagtcaaCACCTAGGTGTTTAGAGTGTATAGTTCTTGAATATGAAACAATTAGAAATGAATGAAACCAGAAAGGCCATAGCCTTTTATATTGGACAATCTGTGCAGAGGAGGCACCTCATCAGGGCCTCATGTATCATACATCACATGGTGCCtctatatattaaactaattcaaATGGATCACAGCACATTTATGATATAATACAAGATTCCCAATGAACATAGTGTGTGTAGATAATATATCGTTGCTCCTATATGAATGAAATACATCAAGGACCACTCCCGGATCATACCCAGATGCATATGTTGAGAATGGTGGTGGATGGGAAGTATGGCTGTGATTGGGGGGGTTTGGTGTTCTAAGGAGGGTAGGGGGGGACTCACGGAGTGAGTCTTTGGAAGtttattagaaaggggtggAAGGAGTTTGTAACACACACCAGTTTGGAGGTTGGTGAGGGCACAAGAATTAGTTTCTGGTTTGATGAATGGTGTGGCGAGAGAGCCCTCTTTTCTGCATTTCCAAGAGTTTTCAGATTAGCCAGAAATCAACAAACTGTCGTTTCAGATGTGTTATGCCGAGCCAATGACACAGTGTATTGGAACCTGTCCTTTTCCAGAAATGTGCAGGATTCAGAAGTTGAGGAGATAGCAGGTTTTTACAGTTTTCTGTATTCCAGGAAGATAGGTGTTGTGGGAAATAGAATGCTGTGGAaacactcaaaaaaaaaaaaagaaattttctgtCAAATCCTTCTACAAGGTGCTGCAAGACCACCAGCCCTTAGTGTTCCCATGGAAGGGTATATGGAGAGTCCGGTGCCACCTAAAGTTGCATTTTTCGTTTGGACTGCGGCTTTAGGTAAAATTTTGACGGCTGACAACTTAAGAGAACGAGGGATGATTATTTTGGAGTGGTACTACTTGTGTAAGAAACATGGTGAATCGATTGATCATATTTTTCTgaattgtgaggtggcaagggagTTATGGGATGGCATTATCAGTAGGGCTGGGTTGTCATGGGTTATGCCCAAGAGAGTGGTGGAACTTCTAGCATGCTGGAATAGGCAACATCATAGCTCTCAGTTGGCTGCAACATGGAGGATGGTCCCTTTGTGTTtattgtggtgtatttggttggaaagataCGAGAGATGATTCAATAACAAGGAGAGAACAGTGGGGGAAATCTGGAACTTTTTTGTATCTTCTTTAGTTcaatggttttctgctattgtattaaagggagggaatgttcatgagtttttactttcttttcagcttgctagagtgtaattaggtgtctctttTGTATACCACCAATGTACACGGGCTTTACCTAGTTGCATTCgatcaataaagtttattactagaaaaaaaaataatgatgtaAGGTCAAGCCCACtgtgatattaaattataagagGCCAATATGAGATAAGCCAGCAACATCGACAACATATGCGAATGAATTACTGTAAATAATGTGTGGGGCAGATGAAAATTAATCGGACATATATGTGATGAAAAGATCCATACCACATCTGCAAAAACAATTTCCAGCTCATTGAAAAAATTCTCTCTGCGACGTTCATACTCTGCAGCAGTctagaaaataaatcaaattaaaataggattaAACATGTAACTAAAACAAATAAAGGGTAAACTACATTGCATGGGAAGTGGGGCAGggaaagggggagagagagagagagagcagtccAATCTTAATTTAGATCTGTTTTCCAACAAATTAACATAACTAGGTGTGCAGCAAAAGAACACTTCTGTTTAACAtgatgataagatgagattacgGTTACCTCAGGTTCCTCAGATTCATCATGCTGAGATTACGATTAGCTCAGGAACCTCAGATTCCTCTGGTTCATCACGCTGAGATTACGGTTAGCTCAGGAACCTCAGATTCCTCAGGTTTCTGCTAGttcctagcttgtatttaggtgttttctctggTATACTTCGTACTTGGGGCTATGTCTATTTGCTTGattcaataaaacttcttattacttacaaaaaaaatacgCTGAGTTTTGCCTCAGCCCACCACATTCCTTTTTTTCCCTAAGTTTATCATCTACCTAATGACACTTGCAAGtagcttaaaattaaattctatgTCCGCAGGCAATATTACATATTCTTTCAATATTGTAAAAGGTATATGTAAATATTCAATCCTTCGTCCTTTCAACTAAATATTGAATCAACTTGCCATACGTTAAaagagttttaaaaagaaaaacaaacgtTAAAAcagttttaaaaggaaaaacaaacgTTAAAACAGTTGTAGAAAAAACTGCTTGTTCATGTATCACCCCCAAAAGTTCCTTTCCATCATTCTTTCCGCAAATTCTAAGGttcaactgaaaaaaaaaatctcatctcatttccaaatGAGCAAAATGAATAAGAATCACCTACATTACACATAAGCATACGAATTTCGATatcaaaaaacaatatataaaaatcttcTGAAAACCTAGAGCACATAAAAATGACACATTGACTggttcaaaataataaaaataaaaacttcaatgtCAAGCTCAaagaaaagaggagagagagagagagaccttagTGAAGATTCCGACGCCGCACTCGATCCCAACCTTGGCGAGGAAGAGGTCGTCCGCCAAGAGGCGCTCCCTGAATCCACCGAACTGCATCAACCAGCGGAACAGCCCCGACTTCTCGAGCTCCAAGAACCTCTCGACCACGGACCCGGGGACCTTACCGGCCTCGATCGCGGCCCTCAGGTCCTTGGGCAAGCTCTCCAAGAGCCTTCCCGCCTCCGCCAGCACCATGATCGCCTCCTCCCTGTTCTTGTCCCCCGCATTCTCCGCTCCTCCCCAGCCTCCCCAGCCTCCTCCGCCATTGTTACCGTTGTTaccattatttttgttcttgtttccaTCGTCTCCGTCATCTCCGCCGCTCAAAACGGCATCATTAGGGATGGAGAAAGGCGTGAAGAGGTTCCGGTGGTGGCGGAGGGCGGGAGCGGGTGATACAGTGAGTCCGAGATGTATAACAGgcgaggaagaggaggaggcaAATGGACGGTGGGGTTGGAATTTggtgagaggaagaagagagagggaggggttGAAGCAGAAGGCGATCGCCATTGATGGTTGCTCTGGTTGGCTGCTGCCTCGCGTtgcactctctctttcttcgtATAAAAGTTGTGTGGGCGATTCCTCTTAGGAAGCTGAGCTGAGAGTCAGGCCTTTGCAGAATTTACAAAGGGTTTTGTCCTTTTGTTCACAATCCCTTCCCCCACCTTCTTTGTTTCACGCTCTCGAGTCTCAAGTCCCAACGAGTAATTCTTAATTCTTTTTACaaatatgttaataatatattatgatatttaaattatttatatactattaatttttaataacataatatataagaatGTCACATCAAAGACTAAATAATTTCTcactataaatatttatatatatatatatataaatatgtttcttGAAAGAATTATCTATGAGACTTTCAAGTTAATAAATAAGGtataaattttgatttaataatgaattattttacataGGTTAGAGTatatattctctaatatttttgaattggtaaatattttaaaaaatttatttaaatgtgACTTATCAAAGAGCTTCGTATTCCTTTCATTATACACGCAGGTGATTATAATtgcattaaatatttatagtCATTATGAAATGGAATTTAATAAAACTCTCAAAGATTAAGActattaacttatttttttgttttcacagatgaattgagatgagatgagttaagataaaaattgaaagttgaataaaatatt is drawn from Juglans regia cultivar Chandler chromosome 5, Walnut 2.0, whole genome shotgun sequence and contains these coding sequences:
- the LOC109005321 gene encoding protein RETICULATA-RELATED 4, chloroplastic-like yields the protein MAIAFCFNPSLSLLPLTKFQPHRPFASSSSSPVIHLGLTVSPAPALRHHRNLFTPFSIPNDAVLSGGDDGDDGNKNKNNGNNGNNGGGGWGGWGGAENAGDKNREEAIMVLAEAGRLLESLPKDLRAAIEAGKVPGSVVERFLELEKSGLFRWLMQFGGFRERLLADDLFLAKVGIECGVGIFTKTAAEYERRRENFFNELEIVFADVVMAICADFMLVYLPAPTVSLRPPLAISAGAIAKFFHNCPDNAFQVALAGTSYSFLQRLGAVLRNGTKLFAVGTASSLVGTAVTNALINARKAVDKSSPVEVENVPILSTSAAYGVYMAISSNLRYQVLAGVIEQRILEPLLHKHKLMLSAICFAVRTGNTYLGSLLWVDYARWIGIQ